From Cetobacterium sp. ZOR0034, one genomic window encodes:
- the ybaK gene encoding Cys-tRNA(Pro) deacylase yields the protein MKKTNAMRELDKAKINYDIIEYEIDENELGAINVASKTGNDITKVFKTLALTNDKDDLFIICIPGSDEVDLKKVASIVNSKKVEMLELAKLKEKTGYIRGGCSPIGIKKRHLSLIHHSCINKDFIFISGGQRGLQIKINPNDLIKFLKMEVSNLIIE from the coding sequence ATAAAGAAAACAAATGCTATGAGAGAGCTTGACAAAGCTAAGATAAATTACGATATTATCGAATATGAAATTGATGAAAATGAATTAGGAGCAATCAACGTAGCATCAAAAACAGGAAATGATATAACAAAAGTTTTTAAGACATTAGCACTTACAAATGATAAAGATGATCTTTTTATAATATGCATCCCAGGTAGTGATGAGGTTGATTTAAAAAAGGTTGCTTCTATTGTAAATTCAAAAAAAGTTGAAATGCTTGAACTTGCTAAATTAAAAGAAAAAACTGGATATATTAGAGGTGGATGTTCTCCTATAGGCATAAAAAAGAGACATCTTTCTTTAATTCATCACAGTTGTATAAATAAGGATTTTATCTTTATCAGTGGAGGACAAAGAGGTTTACAAATAAAAATTAATCCAAATGATCTAATAAAATTTCTTAAAATGGAAGTTTCTAATCTTATAATAGAATAA